Sequence from the Cytophagales bacterium genome:
CGCTAAGGTTTGTGAGGCGTCTTGCGTATGCTTGTAGTAGTTTTTGCATAGGCGCATGGCCCCGCCAACTGGCGGGGCAAAGAGCAATGCGCATAGCGCATAGAGCATGGCGCATGGCGTTCAACGCCTTTGCCCTATGCACTTCGCTATCCGCCATGCGCTATGCGCTATGCTCTTTGCGCCATGCGCATTAATCAGTTTCCCATCTCAGAGATAAATTTTATTCTCATAAGACGTAGTTCTTCTTCGGTCAATGTTTCATCGTCAAGCTCTTCAATGGCTGTGGGAATATCATCGGTTTCGGAAGACCTAAAGTAATCATATATTTCTTCCTGTTTTTCATGGTCTAATATCTGATCTACGTAGTAACTAATATTTAATTTGGTTCCGGAGAAACAGATCTGTTCTATATTTTGAGTAAGTTCAGCCATTGTCATTTTATTTGTTTTAATAATTTCATCAAGGCTTATTTTCTTATCTATCTGCTGAATGATAAATATTTTATTTTTTGATTTTTTAGCAGCAGACTTTACCACTACATCAGAGGCAGTGACAATCTCATTTTCTTTTACATAACGGATAATTAGCTTAATAAAAGGCTCGCCAAATTTTACTACTTTTCCTCTTCCTACCCCTGTGACCTGGCTAAGCTCCTCTACATTAACAGGATACGTTGTAGCCATTTCTTCTAATGATGGGTCCTGGAAAACCACATAAGGAGGAACATTTCTTTCTTTTGCGATTTTCTTTCTTAATCCCCTGAGCATTTCATATAGCGTTTTATCATAGGCTTTGGAAACCAATGTGGCTCGCCCAAATTCTTCATCCTGTTGGTCAATCCCTGAAAAGTCATGATCTTTTGTAAAAGTGATCGAATATGGTTTTTTAAGAAATTTAGTAGCCTCTGGGGTAATCTTAATAACACCAAAATTGTTAATATCTTTTCGTAAATATCCTCTTATCATGATCTGCCGGAGAACTGATCCCCATAATTCTTTATTTTCATCTTTTCCTTTAGCAAATACCTCAATCTTATTATGGCTGTAACTTTTCACATACTGGCTTTCCTTGCCTATCAAAACATCAATAATATGATCCATTTTAAACCGTTGTTCGGTCTGAATAACAGCTTTCAAAACTAAAGTCGCATGACGTTTTCCCTCAAATTTTTCTTTAGGATGCCTGCAATTATCACAAAAGTCGCAATTGTTTTCATATTTCTCCCCAAAATAATGGAGCAATTGCTTTCTTCTGCACATGGCTGATTCTGCAAAAGCAGTTATTTCATCAATTAAATATTTGGCGTTTTCTTTTTCAGTAATAGGTTTGTCTTTATTATACTTTTCAAGTCTTAATATATCATTATAACTGTAAAACATCAGGCAGTTCCCTTCCATGCCATCTCTGCCTGCTCTGCCGGTTTCCTGGTAGTAGCCTTCCAGTGATTTAGGTGCATTATAATGAACTATGAATCTGACATCGGGCTTATCAATGCCCATCCCAAAAGCAATGGTAGCCACGATAACCTCCATATCATCATTGAGGAATGCATCCTGGTTTTTTACACGTTCTCTGGCTTCCATTCCTGCATGGTATGGGCGGGCTTTTATGTCATTGACACTCAGGAGTTCGGCTATTTCTTCTGTCTTTTTGCGGCTTGAGCAGTATACTATACCTGATTTTCCTTGATGCTCTTTTATATATTTTATTAATTGTTTTTTAGCATTGATTTTAGGTCTTACCTCATAGTACAGATTTTCCCTGTTAAATGATGACTGAAAAATGGTGGCATGTTCGATACAGAGGTTTTTTACAATATCCTGCTGTACCTTTGGAGTGGCAGTGGCAGTGAGCGCCATCACTGGCAGGTTGCCTCCTAAAAGATCTAATATATACCTGATCCTTCTATATTCTGGTCTGAAATCATGGCCCCACTCAGAAATACAATGGGCTTCATCAACAGCAACAAAGTTGATTTTAGCATTTTTTAGAAATTCAATATTATCCTCTTTTGTTAAGGATTCAGGGGCAACGTAAAGTAATTTGACTTTTCCATCGATGGTATCATTTTTTACTTTATTAATTTCTTTTTTTGATAAAGTTGAGTTCAAAACCCGGGCATTTATATTGAATGCTCTGAGTTGATCAACCTGGTTTTTCATAAGTGCGATAAGGGGGGATATCACAATTGCAGTACCTTCAATTAACAAAGAAGGCAATTGATAGCAAAGTGATTTTCCTGAGCCTGTCGGCATTATCACAAATGTGTCTTTGCTATTAAGCACATTTTTAATTATTTCTTCCTGCCCGGTCTTGAAATAATGGTAGCCAAATATTTCCTTTAAGCTGTTTTTTAATTCCGGTAGTTTTACTATTGACATAAGAGATTAGAAATTTTAAATGCCTAATTTGGTTATTTGTTATTAAAAAGGATATAAAAGTATAAAAAAATAACAATA
This genomic interval carries:
- the recQ gene encoding DNA helicase RecQ, translating into MSIVKLPELKNSLKEIFGYHYFKTGQEEIIKNVLNSKDTFVIMPTGSGKSLCYQLPSLLIEGTAIVISPLIALMKNQVDQLRAFNINARVLNSTLSKKEINKVKNDTIDGKVKLLYVAPESLTKEDNIEFLKNAKINFVAVDEAHCISEWGHDFRPEYRRIRYILDLLGGNLPVMALTATATPKVQQDIVKNLCIEHATIFQSSFNRENLYYEVRPKINAKKQLIKYIKEHQGKSGIVYCSSRKKTEEIAELLSVNDIKARPYHAGMEARERVKNQDAFLNDDMEVIVATIAFGMGIDKPDVRFIVHYNAPKSLEGYYQETGRAGRDGMEGNCLMFYSYNDILRLEKYNKDKPITEKENAKYLIDEITAFAESAMCRRKQLLHYFGEKYENNCDFCDNCRHPKEKFEGKRHATLVLKAVIQTEQRFKMDHIIDVLIGKESQYVKSYSHNKIEVFAKGKDENKELWGSVLRQIMIRGYLRKDINNFGVIKITPEATKFLKKPYSITFTKDHDFSGIDQQDEEFGRATLVSKAYDKTLYEMLRGLRKKIAKERNVPPYVVFQDPSLEEMATTYPVNVEELSQVTGVGRGKVVKFGEPFIKLIIRYVKENEIVTASDVVVKSAAKKSKNKIFIIQQIDKKISLDEIIKTNKMTMAELTQNIEQICFSGTKLNISYYVDQILDHEKQEEIYDYFRSSETDDIPTAIEELDDETLTEEELRLMRIKFISEMGN